Proteins co-encoded in one Brassica oleracea var. oleracea cultivar TO1000 chromosome C4, BOL, whole genome shotgun sequence genomic window:
- the LOC106341726 gene encoding ribulose bisphosphate carboxylase small chain F1, chloroplastic isoform X1 has protein sequence MASSMLSSAAVVTSPAQATMVAPFTGLKSSAAFPVTRKANNDITSIASNGGRVSCMKVWPPVGKKKFETLSYLPDLTEVELGKEVDYLLRNKWIPCVEFELEHGFVYREHGSTPGYYDGRYWTMWKLPLFGCTDSAQVLKEVQECKTEYPNAFIRIIGFDNNRQVQCISFIAYKPPSFTGA, from the exons ATGGCTTCCTCTATGCTTTCCTCCGCTGCTGTGGTTACCTCACCGGCTCAAGCCACCATGGTCGCTCCATTCACCGGCTTGAAGTCATCCGCTGCATTCCCAGTCACCCGCAAAGCAAACAACGACATTACTTCCATTGCAAGCAACGGAGGAAGAGTTAGCTGCATGAAG GTGTGGCCACCAGTTGGAAAGAAGAAGTTTGAGACCCTCTCTTACCTTCCTGACCTTACCGAAGTTGAATTGGGTAAGGAAGTTGACTACCTTCTCCGCAACAAGTGGATTCCTTGTGTTGAATTCGAGTTGGAG CATGGATTTGTGTACCGTGAGCACGGAAGCACACCCGGATACTATGATGGACGTTACTGGACAATGTGGAAGCTTCCCTTGTTCGGATGCACTGACTCTGCTCAAGTGTTGAAGGAAGTCCAAGAATGCAAAACGGAGTACCCTAACGCTTTCATCAGGATCATCGGATTTGACAACAACCGTCAGGTTCAGTGCATCAGTTTCATCGCCTACAAACCACCAAGCTTCACCGGTGCTTAA
- the LOC106341726 gene encoding ribulose bisphosphate carboxylase small chain F1, chloroplastic isoform X2, with protein MASSMLSSAAVVTSPAQATMVAPFTGLKSSAAFPVTRKANNDITSIASNGGRVSCMKVWPPVGKKKFETLSYLPDLTEVELGKEVDYLLRNKWIPCVEFDMDLCTVSTEAHPDTMMDVTGQCGSFPCSDALTLLKC; from the exons ATGGCTTCCTCTATGCTTTCCTCCGCTGCTGTGGTTACCTCACCGGCTCAAGCCACCATGGTCGCTCCATTCACCGGCTTGAAGTCATCCGCTGCATTCCCAGTCACCCGCAAAGCAAACAACGACATTACTTCCATTGCAAGCAACGGAGGAAGAGTTAGCTGCATGAAG GTGTGGCCACCAGTTGGAAAGAAGAAGTTTGAGACCCTCTCTTACCTTCCTGACCTTACCGAAGTTGAATTGGGTAAGGAAGTTGACTACCTTCTCCGCAACAAGTGGATTCCTTGTGTTGAATTCGA CATGGATTTGTGTACCGTGAGCACGGAAGCACACCCGGATACTATGATGGACGTTACTGGACAATGTGGAAGCTTCCCTTGTTCGGATGCACTGACTCTGCTCAAGTGTTGA